In one window of Desulfurispora thermophila DSM 16022 DNA:
- the spoVG gene encoding septation regulator SpoVG codes for MTVTDVRVRKIIAEGKMKAIVSVTLDDMFVIHDVKVVEGQNGLFVAMPSRKTPDGEFRDIAHPITATAREIIQNAVLQAYEAALSELEYSNAAAV; via the coding sequence ATGACTGTAACCGATGTGCGCGTGCGAAAGATCATTGCGGAGGGGAAAATGAAGGCCATTGTTTCGGTTACGCTGGACGATATGTTTGTCATCCACGATGTGAAGGTGGTGGAAGGCCAGAACGGGCTGTTTGTGGCCATGCCCAGCCGCAAGACTCCGGACGGGGAGTTTCGTGATATTGCCCACCCCATCACGGCTACGGCGCGGGAGATCATCCAGAACGCGGTGCTGCAGGCCTACGAGGCGGCCCTGAGCGAGCTGGAATACAGCAATGCCGCGGCGGTGTAA
- a CDS encoding methyl-accepting chemotaxis protein — translation MFFSGLVTGILLTAAGAVLLNRRHRQLFFRQLQEIGARVNNWQTIELPARTAHHPGGSLTVAVNRLVEQTRHLAKEIQLSAQQARSAALQVNSCLAAGNDIMQSFRQIQAAAEGLRRAEAKVLAGSEQAEHNRLQSNRVMQQLGLAAEEIIHTGGALGNQVGALQTTVANVQEVAASIGHIAGQIRLLALNATIEAARAGQHGLGFGVVAAEISHLAEVTAGAAKNVQNLLSTIRQDATQVVQSIGQNLNVQNQLAADISHLQDIVGSTARINEQIQETMRTALNQTSAMLQETAAVLDSRSRDMETVLAAGQFIDRLAEELTKVSQTCQLEYRLHRDARQAIEQLQSQLEQLARDPRLKEANPSVHRELLTALAERNAAVEAIWSNDTQGRFIFSHPPAGLANARVREWWQRAMQGEQYISPVYISAITRQPCLTVAVPIKDPTGKAIAVLGADLQLM, via the coding sequence ATGTTTTTCAGCGGCCTTGTTACCGGCATTCTGCTCACAGCGGCGGGCGCTGTCCTGCTTAACAGGCGGCACAGGCAGCTTTTTTTCCGCCAGCTGCAGGAAATCGGTGCCCGGGTGAACAACTGGCAAACCATTGAATTGCCCGCCAGGACAGCACACCATCCGGGCGGATCTTTAACCGTAGCAGTGAACCGGCTGGTGGAACAGACCCGCCATCTGGCCAAGGAAATCCAGCTTTCCGCCCAGCAGGCGCGTTCGGCTGCCCTGCAGGTGAATTCCTGCCTGGCGGCGGGCAACGATATCATGCAGTCTTTCCGGCAGATTCAGGCCGCGGCAGAGGGACTGCGCCGGGCGGAAGCAAAAGTACTGGCGGGCTCAGAACAGGCAGAACATAATAGACTACAGAGCAACAGGGTAATGCAGCAACTCGGCCTGGCGGCAGAGGAGATTATCCACACCGGCGGCGCTCTGGGAAACCAGGTCGGGGCGCTTCAGACCACCGTAGCCAATGTCCAGGAGGTAGCCGCCAGCATCGGGCACATCGCCGGACAAATCCGCCTGCTGGCGCTGAACGCCACCATTGAGGCAGCGCGGGCCGGGCAACACGGGCTGGGCTTCGGCGTGGTGGCGGCCGAAATCAGCCATTTGGCCGAGGTTACCGCCGGGGCGGCCAAAAATGTGCAAAACCTGCTCTCCACCATCCGCCAGGACGCCACACAAGTAGTACAGAGCATTGGCCAGAACCTCAATGTGCAAAACCAGCTGGCCGCGGACATAAGCCACCTGCAGGATATTGTGGGCAGCACCGCCCGGATTAATGAGCAAATCCAGGAAACCATGCGCACCGCTTTAAACCAGACCAGCGCCATGCTACAAGAAACGGCAGCCGTGCTGGACAGCCGCAGCCGGGACATGGAAACCGTGCTGGCGGCAGGTCAATTTATTGACCGCCTGGCGGAAGAGTTGACCAAAGTCAGCCAGACCTGCCAGCTGGAATACCGGCTGCACCGGGACGCCCGGCAGGCCATTGAGCAGTTGCAAAGCCAGCTCGAGCAACTGGCCCGGGACCCGCGGCTTAAGGAAGCAAATCCGTCCGTCCACCGCGAGCTGCTCACCGCCCTGGCCGAGCGCAACGCCGCCGTGGAAGCCATCTGGTCCAACGACACGCAGGGCCGCTTTATCTTTTCCCATCCTCCGGCCGGACTGGCCAACGCCCGGGTGCGGGAATGGTGGCAAAGAGCTATGCAGGGCGAACAATATATCTCCCCTGTTTATATTTCGGCCATCACCCGCCAGCCCTGCCTGACAGTAGCCGTGCCAATTAAGGATCCCACCGGCAAGGCCATAGCCGTATTGGGAGCAGATTTGCAGCTAATGTAA
- a CDS encoding FUSC family protein: protein MYKTLATPNNIYLLKTGLAITGVLVLCRLFHLEPALFAAISALLNIQPSIYRSFKNAREQVLSHFLAAAVAIACGYTLGNSPPVIGLVAMLTAGLCQRLQIAGSMAIGVVGGIFILSSPQHDFIHHALTRSYVIFAGLACAMAINALIPAGNHLKTLEEQLEKLNKNVARFFCAAINDFIHLSRPANAEQIKQNQALESQIKSARNLLALCRETGGRQMDGINSRLYYLEKYLDYNSTLLQKANQIYIALEQRLRWRVAQDHPPLSTEYKQMLKVLAHALHTFRELNHQLAQQLFHNKPFTPPPVSEDLWLELSLLIDQWHTHKSGSDFVHALLHFATVANDLKWACRSIKEFYKQPRTSTWQLSVTGGESNVFQRPCYRHSAHSGGRCPA from the coding sequence ATGTACAAAACACTGGCAACACCCAACAATATATACCTGTTAAAAACCGGGCTGGCCATAACCGGTGTACTGGTTTTATGCCGGCTCTTCCACCTGGAACCCGCGCTATTTGCCGCCATCAGCGCTCTGCTCAATATTCAACCTTCCATTTACCGTTCCTTTAAAAACGCCCGCGAGCAAGTGCTGTCCCATTTTCTGGCCGCAGCAGTAGCTATCGCCTGCGGCTACACACTGGGCAACAGTCCACCGGTAATTGGTCTGGTAGCCATGCTGACGGCCGGGTTGTGCCAGCGCCTGCAAATAGCCGGCAGCATGGCCATCGGCGTGGTAGGCGGAATTTTTATCCTCAGCTCTCCACAACATGATTTTATTCATCATGCTCTGACACGATCGTATGTAATTTTTGCCGGGCTGGCCTGCGCCATGGCCATCAACGCCCTGATACCGGCAGGCAACCATCTCAAAACGCTGGAAGAACAACTGGAAAAACTGAACAAAAACGTTGCCCGTTTCTTCTGCGCCGCCATAAACGATTTTATCCACCTGTCCCGCCCGGCAAACGCTGAACAAATCAAGCAAAACCAGGCATTAGAAAGCCAGATTAAGTCGGCCCGCAACCTGCTGGCTTTATGCCGCGAAACAGGCGGCCGGCAGATGGACGGGATAAATTCCCGCTTGTATTATCTGGAAAAGTATCTGGACTATAACAGCACCCTCTTGCAAAAAGCGAACCAGATTTACATTGCCCTTGAACAGCGGCTGCGCTGGCGAGTCGCCCAGGACCACCCGCCATTGAGCACCGAGTACAAACAGATGCTCAAAGTGCTGGCCCATGCTCTGCACACTTTCCGGGAACTAAACCATCAGCTGGCGCAACAGCTTTTTCATAACAAACCATTTACCCCGCCCCCAGTTAGCGAAGATTTATGGCTGGAACTCAGCCTGCTCATAGACCAATGGCACACCCACAAAAGCGGCAGCGATTTTGTACACGCCCTGTTGCACTTTGCCACGGTAGCCAACGACCTGAAATGGGCCTGCCGCAGCATCAAGGAATTTTACAAACAGCCACGGACGAGTACATGGCAATTATCAGTTACCGGAGGTGAGAGCAATGTTTTTCAGCGGCCTTGTTACCGGCATTCTGCTCACAGCGGCGGGCGCTGTCCTGCTTAA
- the glmU gene encoding bifunctional UDP-N-acetylglucosamine diphosphorylase/glucosamine-1-phosphate N-acetyltransferase GlmU yields MTLAAVVLAAGKGTRMKSGQPKVLFPLGGQPMLGHVLDTLAACRVEKVVVVAGHGLQQVAAYVGERAQVVCQEQQLGTAHALLMAGSALEGFAGDILVLCGDTPLIRPGTLEQLVQEHRRQQAAATVLTAQLADPTGYGRVIREADGRVSRIVEQKDATADELAVKEINTGLYCLRSTGLFAALKEIRPQNAQGEYYLTDIIGLYVGRGERVAALSCADPAEVAGINDRWQLAQAERTYRLRRLEELAKSGVTVLDPEHTYIEVDVTVGPDTVLLPGTYLARGTRIGRGCTIGPNSYLRAAVLGDDVQVCYAVVEESYLGNSCTVGPFAYIRPGCRLADQVKVGDFVELKKATVGMGSKIPHLSYVGDATVGSGVNIGAGTITCNYDGKNKWPTVIEDGAFIGSNTNLVAPVTVGAGAVTGAGSTITKDVPAGALAVERAKQKIVPDWKKKGGQGGE; encoded by the coding sequence ATGACACTGGCGGCGGTGGTATTGGCGGCCGGCAAGGGCACGCGCATGAAGTCCGGGCAGCCCAAGGTGCTCTTCCCGCTGGGCGGGCAGCCCATGCTGGGGCATGTGCTGGATACTTTGGCGGCCTGCCGGGTGGAAAAAGTGGTGGTGGTGGCCGGGCACGGCCTGCAGCAGGTGGCCGCCTATGTGGGCGAGCGGGCCCAGGTGGTGTGCCAGGAGCAGCAGCTGGGCACGGCGCACGCCCTGCTGATGGCCGGGAGCGCCCTGGAGGGCTTTGCCGGCGACATCCTGGTGCTGTGCGGTGATACGCCGCTCATCCGGCCCGGGACGCTGGAGCAACTGGTGCAGGAGCACCGCCGGCAGCAGGCGGCGGCCACGGTTTTGACCGCGCAGCTCGCAGACCCCACCGGCTACGGGCGGGTGATCCGGGAAGCCGACGGGCGGGTGAGCCGCATTGTGGAGCAAAAGGACGCCACGGCGGACGAGCTGGCGGTCAAGGAGATTAACACGGGCCTGTACTGTTTGCGCAGTACCGGCCTGTTTGCCGCCCTGAAAGAGATCCGGCCGCAGAATGCCCAGGGCGAGTATTATCTGACCGATATTATCGGCCTGTACGTGGGGCGGGGTGAGCGGGTGGCTGCGCTTTCTTGCGCCGACCCGGCCGAGGTGGCCGGTATCAACGATCGCTGGCAGCTGGCGCAGGCCGAGCGGACCTACCGCCTGCGCCGCCTGGAGGAACTGGCCAAAAGCGGCGTAACTGTGCTGGATCCCGAGCACACTTATATTGAGGTGGACGTGACCGTGGGGCCGGACACTGTGCTGTTGCCCGGCACGTACCTGGCCCGGGGCACCCGCATTGGCCGCGGCTGCACCATCGGCCCCAATTCCTATTTGCGGGCGGCCGTTCTTGGCGACGATGTGCAGGTGTGCTATGCGGTGGTGGAAGAAAGCTACCTGGGCAACAGCTGCACGGTGGGCCCCTTTGCCTACATCCGGCCGGGTTGCCGGCTGGCCGATCAGGTCAAGGTGGGCGACTTTGTGGAGCTGAAAAAGGCCACGGTGGGGATGGGCAGCAAGATCCCGCACCTGAGTTACGTGGGCGATGCCACAGTGGGCAGCGGCGTGAACATCGGGGCCGGTACCATCACCTGCAATTACGACGGCAAGAACAAATGGCCCACGGTGATTGAAGACGGAGCTTTTATCGGTTCCAACACCAACCTGGTGGCGCCGGTGACTGTGGGGGCGGGTGCCGTGACCGGGGCCGGTTCCACCATTACCAAAGATGTGCCGGCCGGGGCGCTGGCCGTGGAAAGGGCCAAACAGAAAATTGTGCCCGACTGGAAGAAAAAAGGCGGGCAGGGCGGAGAATAA
- a CDS encoding ribose-phosphate diphosphokinase → MSSRKRLKIFTGNANPGLAEEIAGYLGVSVGAAKVTRFSDGEIQVKINESVRGADVFIIQPTCQPVNENLMELLVMVDAVRRASARRITAVLPYYGYARQDRKTRARDPITAKLVANLLTASGARRVITMDLHAGQIQGFFDIPVDHLPGVPILAQYFLQSKIENVTVVSPDLGGVTRARDLAERIGAPIAIIDKRRPEPNVAEIMNIIGNVQGRNVILCDDIIDTAGTITQGAAALKERGANDIYLCCTHPVLSGPAISRLAEAPVKEILVTNTIPVPEEKLIPKMKVLSVAPLLGEAIIRIHEDLSVSKLFD, encoded by the coding sequence ATGTCTTCTCGCAAGCGGCTGAAAATCTTCACCGGCAATGCCAACCCCGGACTGGCCGAGGAAATTGCCGGCTACCTGGGAGTAAGTGTGGGAGCGGCCAAAGTGACCCGTTTCAGCGACGGGGAGATCCAGGTGAAAATTAACGAGAGCGTGCGCGGGGCCGATGTTTTTATCATCCAGCCCACCTGCCAGCCGGTGAACGAAAACCTGATGGAGCTCCTGGTCATGGTGGACGCGGTGCGGCGGGCTTCGGCGCGGCGCATCACCGCCGTGCTGCCCTACTACGGCTATGCCCGGCAGGACCGCAAAACGCGGGCCCGCGACCCCATTACGGCCAAGCTGGTGGCCAACCTGCTCACGGCCAGCGGGGCGCGGCGCGTGATCACCATGGACCTGCATGCCGGCCAGATCCAGGGCTTTTTTGACATTCCGGTGGACCACCTGCCCGGCGTGCCCATCCTGGCCCAGTACTTTTTGCAGAGCAAGATTGAAAATGTCACCGTGGTCTCGCCCGACCTGGGCGGTGTAACCCGGGCCCGGGACCTGGCCGAGCGCATCGGGGCGCCCATTGCCATTATTGATAAACGCCGGCCCGAGCCCAATGTGGCCGAGATCATGAACATTATCGGCAATGTGCAGGGACGCAACGTGATTCTGTGCGACGACATCATTGACACGGCCGGCACCATCACCCAGGGGGCGGCGGCGCTCAAGGAGCGGGGGGCGAACGACATTTACCTGTGCTGCACCCATCCCGTGCTGAGCGGTCCGGCCATCTCCCGTCTGGCCGAGGCGCCGGTGAAGGAGATCCTGGTCACCAACACCATCCCCGTGCCGGAGGAAAAGCTCATTCCCAAGATGAAGGTGCTGTCGGTGGCGCCGCTGCTGGGCGAGGCCATTATCCGCATCCACGAGGACTTAAGTGTGAGCAAGCTGTTTGATTAG
- the pth gene encoding aminoacyl-tRNA hydrolase, which translates to MQMIVGLGNPGEKYARTRHNAGFMVVDALAGELGPLVWRERFQALTVKVEMAGKPVLLVKPQTYMNLSGSAVAALLHWYKIELDNLLVIYDDLDLPPGKIRLRTKGGSGGHKGMISIIDLLGTSDFPRLRVGIGRPPVGGEEAVIAWVLGEFAPEERPLMEEAVRRGAAAARAVVEQGLQAAMNLYNR; encoded by the coding sequence ATGCAGATGATTGTCGGCCTGGGTAACCCGGGGGAAAAGTATGCCCGCACCCGGCACAACGCGGGCTTTATGGTGGTGGACGCCCTGGCCGGCGAGCTGGGGCCCCTGGTCTGGCGGGAAAGGTTCCAGGCCCTGACGGTAAAGGTGGAGATGGCGGGCAAGCCGGTTTTACTGGTTAAACCGCAGACCTACATGAATTTGAGCGGCAGCGCCGTGGCGGCGCTGTTGCACTGGTACAAGATAGAGTTGGATAACTTGCTGGTGATCTACGATGACCTGGACCTGCCGCCGGGCAAAATCCGCCTGCGCACCAAAGGCGGCAGCGGCGGACACAAGGGGATGATTTCCATCATCGACCTGCTGGGCACATCTGATTTTCCCCGCCTGCGCGTGGGCATTGGCCGCCCGCCGGTTGGCGGGGAGGAAGCGGTGATCGCCTGGGTGCTGGGCGAATTCGCCCCGGAGGAACGGCCGCTCATGGAGGAGGCCGTGCGCCGGGGTGCGGCGGCGGCCCGGGCCGTGGTGGAGCAGGGTCTTCAGGCGGCCATGAATTTGTACAACCGTTAA
- a CDS encoding MFS transporter gives MQNAKPGRVTLGVLSVAHLINDMYNNFLPQLLPVLVATAGFTVTKASSLVSAFTITSSLLQPLFGYLVDQKNQRWLVFVGTLWMAVILGLTGLTTNYVVLLVMAAAAGIGTAAFHPQASAMVSAVSGNRKGLIMSAFVAFGNVGWAVAPLVLIPLFDSYGAGGTLVMVVPGVLAALFLYIFAPRYEKISPQKKSFAGIVSSMRPAMGELGKLMLVVALRSLVYTGLVTILPLYFKSEKMSGGRVSYLLFLMLFAGALGGLVGGFVSDKYGRRPLIAASLALATPFFYGFMNTQGLLSDVFLGLGGAALLASFSVTVVAAQEVIPDNKAMAAGLSMGFAIGVGGLAVTLVGKFADAFGLLAAVHLLLWLPLLAGMIAMTLSKKGQAGQVSGV, from the coding sequence ATGCAGAACGCTAAACCCGGACGGGTGACTCTGGGTGTATTATCTGTGGCGCACCTGATCAATGATATGTATAACAACTTTTTACCGCAATTGTTGCCCGTGCTGGTGGCCACGGCCGGTTTCACAGTGACCAAAGCCAGTTCACTGGTGTCGGCGTTTACCATCACTTCTTCACTTTTGCAACCGCTGTTTGGTTATCTGGTTGACCAGAAGAATCAGCGCTGGCTGGTTTTTGTGGGCACGCTGTGGATGGCGGTTATTTTGGGTTTGACCGGGCTTACCACCAACTATGTTGTTTTGCTGGTCATGGCAGCTGCGGCCGGCATAGGTACCGCCGCTTTTCACCCCCAGGCCTCGGCGATGGTTTCCGCGGTGAGCGGCAACCGCAAGGGCCTGATCATGTCCGCATTTGTGGCTTTTGGGAATGTGGGCTGGGCAGTGGCCCCGCTGGTGCTGATACCTTTGTTCGATTCTTACGGGGCCGGGGGAACTCTGGTAATGGTTGTGCCCGGTGTTCTGGCCGCCCTGTTCTTGTATATTTTTGCTCCGCGGTACGAAAAAATTAGCCCTCAGAAAAAAAGTTTTGCCGGTATAGTATCCTCCATGCGCCCGGCCATGGGTGAACTGGGTAAATTAATGCTGGTGGTGGCCCTGCGCTCGCTGGTTTATACCGGGCTGGTCACGATTTTGCCCTTGTACTTTAAGTCGGAAAAAATGAGTGGCGGTAGGGTAAGTTATTTGTTGTTTTTGATGCTTTTTGCCGGTGCTTTGGGCGGGCTGGTCGGGGGGTTTGTTTCCGACAAGTATGGCCGCCGGCCTTTGATAGCCGCTTCCCTGGCTCTGGCGACACCTTTCTTTTATGGCTTTATGAATACGCAGGGTCTGTTGAGCGACGTTTTTCTGGGTCTGGGGGGCGCCGCTTTGCTGGCCTCCTTCTCGGTAACCGTGGTGGCGGCGCAGGAAGTTATCCCGGACAATAAAGCCATGGCGGCCGGGCTCAGTATGGGGTTTGCAATAGGAGTGGGCGGTTTGGCGGTTACTCTGGTGGGCAAATTTGCCGATGCTTTTGGCTTGCTGGCAGCTGTGCATTTATTGTTGTGGTTGCCTCTGCTGGCCGGTATGATTGCCATGACTCTAAGCAAAAAAGGACAGGCGGGACAGGTATCTGGGGTATAG
- a CDS encoding PRC-barrel domain-containing protein, with amino-acid sequence MRKSKQFPGLPVVSLAEGRQIGTVKDLVINPAARAVAALIIETGAWRKEQRFIPYQRIHSVGDDAITIHRSSNVEKGTSLPEIMQLLKERVTLTGSRLLTPGGQVLGRVEEYYVDVKTGQIVGLEISGGQLGGLLKGRAFLDSNLVETIGPRLIICREEARENMIKIDGGLAENLQQWRERGDRLWESTRQASSRLGSSLEKSLEKARRLYPQRKAQTGQAESNSPENTCHCPACAQPDAAHRQSPATPHPLEPETINAVEEATVAKEPSPAPDQAIKADIAPVTTTHTGPDKPPSPNNIDTKPAP; translated from the coding sequence ATGCGCAAGAGCAAACAATTTCCCGGCCTGCCCGTGGTCAGCCTGGCGGAGGGACGGCAGATCGGCACGGTGAAAGACCTGGTGATAAACCCGGCCGCCCGGGCGGTGGCCGCCCTGATCATAGAAACCGGCGCCTGGCGCAAAGAGCAACGCTTCATCCCCTACCAGCGCATCCACAGTGTGGGCGACGACGCCATTACCATCCACCGCAGCAGCAATGTGGAAAAGGGCACCAGCCTGCCCGAAATCATGCAACTGTTGAAAGAGCGGGTGACGCTTACCGGCAGCCGTCTGCTCACGCCCGGCGGCCAGGTGCTGGGCCGGGTGGAGGAATATTATGTGGATGTGAAAACCGGCCAGATCGTTGGCCTGGAGATTTCCGGCGGCCAGCTGGGCGGCCTTTTGAAAGGCAGGGCCTTTCTGGACAGCAATCTGGTGGAAACCATCGGCCCTCGCCTGATTATCTGCCGGGAGGAAGCGCGGGAAAACATGATTAAAATTGACGGCGGGCTGGCGGAAAATCTGCAGCAGTGGCGGGAAAGAGGCGACCGGCTCTGGGAGAGCACCCGCCAGGCTTCGTCCCGCCTGGGCAGCAGCCTGGAAAAGTCACTGGAAAAAGCGCGCCGCCTCTACCCGCAGCGCAAAGCCCAAACCGGGCAGGCGGAAAGCAACTCACCGGAAAACACCTGCCACTGCCCTGCCTGCGCGCAACCGGATGCCGCCCACAGGCAGTCGCCGGCCACACCGCACCCTCTCGAGCCAGAGACAATCAATGCCGTGGAAGAAGCAACCGTCGCCAAAGAACCTTCTCCCGCACCGGATCAGGCTATAAAAGCAGACATTGCTCCCGTTACAACTACACATACCGGGCCCGACAAACCGCCATCCCCAAACAATATAGATACAAAACCAGCCCCCTGA
- a CDS encoding hotdog fold thioesterase: MSTLTLNHEKTIHKSLGIEIEKATPDEVVLTMPVDERTHQPFGILHGGASVVLAESAASIGAYLNCDPSRQTAVGLEINANHIRPKRSGTVRARAVPLHKGRSTMVWEIKITDEQEKLICVSRCTMAIVELASFGH, encoded by the coding sequence ATGTCCACCCTTACTTTGAACCACGAAAAAACCATCCACAAATCCCTGGGCATTGAAATTGAAAAAGCCACGCCCGACGAAGTGGTGCTGACCATGCCCGTGGACGAGCGCACCCACCAGCCCTTCGGCATCCTGCACGGCGGCGCCTCGGTGGTGCTGGCCGAATCGGCCGCCTCTATCGGCGCCTACTTGAACTGCGACCCGTCCCGCCAGACCGCCGTGGGACTGGAGATCAACGCCAACCATATCCGCCCCAAGCGCTCGGGCACAGTGCGGGCGCGGGCCGTACCCCTGCACAAAGGGCGCAGCACCATGGTCTGGGAGATCAAAATCACCGACGAACAGGAAAAGCTGATCTGCGTTTCGCGCTGCACCATGGCCATTGTGGAGCTGGCCTCCTTCGGGCACTGA
- a CDS encoding MerR family DNA-binding transcriptional regulator, which translates to MELLTISKAAKKLGVHPNSLRNWEKRGLIKPVRLPGGQRRYSMDELNRLLVSGQLSGEPEAVVLYARVSTKKQSDAGNLERQKYMERYCIIIHHAAALVIARRAIGFKERITEDLRQKIQTVREKLSQKANSLPGEGRGMTRKVKQLFKRLDGKISVHNGLTRYKQESFHSVWHDLKHLALSSR; encoded by the coding sequence ATGGAACTATTAACCATCAGTAAAGCGGCAAAAAAATTGGGCGTTCACCCGAACAGCCTGCGCAACTGGGAAAAGCGTGGTTTAATCAAACCTGTCCGTTTGCCTGGCGGCCAGCGCCGGTATTCCATGGACGAATTGAACCGGCTGTTGGTTTCCGGCCAGTTGTCCGGTGAACCGGAAGCGGTCGTGCTTTATGCCCGGGTGTCCACCAAAAAACAGTCCGACGCGGGCAACCTGGAGCGGCAGAAATACATGGAACGTTACTGCATTATCATTCACCACGCCGCCGCACTGGTCATCGCCAGGCGGGCGATTGGCTTCAAAGAGCGTATTACCGAAGACTTGAGGCAAAAGATCCAAACCGTAAGAGAAAAGCTGAGCCAAAAGGCAAATTCCTTACCTGGGGAAGGAAGAGGGATGACCCGAAAGGTGAAGCAACTCTTCAAGCGGCTGGACGGAAAGATTTCTGTACACAACGGTTTGACCCGTTACAAACAGGAATCGTTTCACTCTGTCTGGCATGACTTGAAACACCTTGCTTTATCAAGTAGGTGA
- the cas6 gene encoding CRISPR-associated endoribonuclease Cas6 produces the protein MHAYIAMRPVPGPAVPLQYNYLIQSAIYSALPPELAEHLHERGYEAGGRRYKMFAFSRLLGCYVLDREARTISFSDKVTLVVSSPNIKFFHYLINNLLTRSHLRLGEARLAIEHVRFSEQVVEEETLVVRTLSPVVAYSTLLRPEGGKYTCYYQPGEKEFERIVTANLAKKYVAYYGEPVPDGTVQVRPLDRPRLHVMDYKGSVVKGYTGRLRLIGPRELLQIALDAGLGSKNAQGFGCVEKVEGRREKDIGGTVSW, from the coding sequence ATGCACGCCTATATTGCCATGCGCCCGGTTCCGGGGCCGGCCGTGCCGTTGCAATATAACTATTTAATTCAGTCGGCCATTTACTCCGCCCTGCCCCCCGAGTTGGCCGAGCATTTGCACGAGCGGGGCTATGAAGCCGGCGGACGCAGGTACAAAATGTTTGCCTTTTCTCGCCTGTTGGGTTGCTATGTGCTGGATCGGGAGGCCCGCACCATTAGCTTTTCTGATAAGGTGACTTTGGTGGTCAGTTCGCCCAATATCAAGTTTTTTCACTATTTGATTAACAATTTGCTCACCAGGAGCCACTTGCGTTTGGGTGAGGCCAGGCTGGCCATTGAGCACGTGCGCTTTTCCGAGCAGGTGGTGGAGGAGGAGACGCTGGTGGTGCGCACCCTTTCGCCGGTGGTGGCCTATAGCACACTGTTGCGACCGGAAGGCGGCAAGTACACCTGTTACTACCAGCCGGGAGAAAAGGAGTTTGAGAGGATAGTGACGGCCAACCTGGCCAAAAAATATGTGGCCTATTACGGGGAACCAGTACCGGATGGTACGGTGCAGGTACGACCGCTGGACCGGCCCCGCCTGCATGTAATGGACTACAAGGGTTCGGTGGTGAAGGGGTACACCGGCCGCCTGCGGCTTATCGGTCCGCGGGAACTTTTGCAGATAGCTCTGGACGCCGGACTGGGCAGTAAAAATGCCCAGGGTTTTGGCTGTGTGGAGAAGGTGGAAGGGAGAAGAGAAAAGGATATTGGGGGAACGGTGTCTTGGTAG
- a CDS encoding Rpn family recombination-promoting nuclease/putative transposase, which yields MTHPVHQPQDKGYKYLLKNKDAFWQLLRSFVPAPWVHNIDPQSLVLVDKSYITQEFADKEADIVYRLKSTEGEVIFYLLLELQSTVDYQMPFRLLLYMVEIWREIYNNTPQKERESKHFRLPAIIPLVLYNGKPRWTAATSFQDILAASEQFAGHLLNFHYELISVHGYSDRELMRLANLIAAVFMLDKSRNLKQVFKTLHRLQRVLQKLTPDDFQRFKTFLRKIIAPYLSEKEQAKVEEILQKAGPEEGKVMVTNIERILEKSMADAEQRGIQQGIAQGELKKAQESALAALRKGLDPQLVSEITGLPLEEVLELQKKTVH from the coding sequence ATGACCCACCCCGTCCACCAGCCGCAGGACAAGGGCTACAAATATTTGCTCAAGAACAAAGACGCTTTTTGGCAGCTTTTGCGCAGCTTTGTGCCGGCACCCTGGGTGCACAATATTGACCCCCAAAGCCTGGTCCTGGTAGACAAAAGCTACATCACCCAGGAATTTGCCGACAAAGAGGCCGACATAGTCTACCGGCTGAAAAGCACTGAAGGTGAAGTGATCTTCTACCTCCTGCTGGAACTGCAGTCCACAGTGGATTACCAGATGCCCTTTCGTCTGCTCCTGTACATGGTGGAAATCTGGCGGGAGATATATAACAACACACCGCAAAAGGAACGGGAAAGCAAGCACTTTCGCCTGCCGGCCATTATCCCCCTGGTGCTGTACAACGGAAAGCCCCGCTGGACGGCGGCCACATCCTTTCAGGACATCCTGGCCGCCAGTGAGCAGTTTGCCGGGCACTTGCTCAACTTCCACTATGAACTAATCAGCGTACATGGCTACAGCGACCGGGAGCTGATGCGCCTCGCCAACCTGATTGCGGCTGTGTTCATGCTGGACAAAAGCCGGAACTTAAAGCAGGTATTTAAAACATTGCACCGGCTGCAGCGCGTACTCCAAAAATTGACCCCCGATGACTTTCAGCGATTTAAAACCTTCCTGCGCAAAATCATTGCGCCGTATCTATCGGAGAAAGAACAGGCGAAGGTGGAGGAAATACTACAAAAAGCCGGGCCAGAGGAGGGAAAAGTTATGGTGACCAATATTGAGCGGATACTGGAGAAGAGTATGGCCGATGCCGAGCAAAGAGGTATACAGCAAGGTATAGCTCAGGGTGAGCTCAAAAAAGCACAGGAAAGCGCCCTGGCCGCCCTGCGCAAAGGATTAGACCCGCAACTGGTCAGCGAAATCACCGGCCTGCCCCTGGAAGAAGTGTTGGAACTACAAAAGAAAACTGTGCATTAG